One stretch of Raphanus sativus cultivar WK10039 unplaced genomic scaffold, ASM80110v3 Scaffold3699, whole genome shotgun sequence DNA includes these proteins:
- the LOC130506822 gene encoding sister chromatid cohesion protein PDS5 homolog C-like translates to MQAQRKKAKTGKQPSGKKGGGAGSSKSKAAPASKSGKKSKDEKTESKPKDPKEASREEEDSSEELSSYKIYKWFINGVVKR, encoded by the exons ATGCAGGCCCAGAGAAAGAAAGCTAAGACTGGCAAGCAACCGTCGGGGAAAAA GGGTGGTGGAGCTGGTTCCAGCAAGTCTAAAGCTGCTCCTGCTTCCAAGTCCGGCAAGAAGTCCAAGGATGAGAAAACAGAGAGCAAACCAAAGGATCCGAAAGAAGCTAGCAGAGAAGAGGAGGATAGCTCTGAAGAGTTGAgctcttataaaatttataaatggttcATAAATG gcgttgtaaagagatga